AGGATTGCTCCCGAAAGGTCCTCAGCGACAAATAATGATGTTAAATGGACATATCACTACATGCAAGGGTGAGACAACTCTTGACATAGAACTGGATCACTTTTGTAAAATTACAGTTCAGTGTATGATTGCTCCGAAGCTAGTAAGCAGTTGCCAGATGATACTGGGAATGGATAGCATTGCAAAGCTAGGCGGGGTATCTATAGATAAAAATAGAGGTGTACTCTTTGGAGCAAGACAGTTGAGAACAGTTGGCGTGATGCTACGTAACAAAGCTAGTCCTGTCAGTCATAATGATGACCAACAGCCGCCGATAGTTATAGATGATAGAGACTTTAAAGCACAATTTGATGGTCACAAGTGGACAGTTGCTTGGAAGTGGTTAAGTAGAGAGCCTATGTTGTCCAATACATGTGGAGAATACTCTATAAATGATGCCGTCAGagaagaatatgaaaaacaGGTTATGCAATGGATAGAAAACGGATGGCTGCAGCCACACCGAGAAGCGCTTCTTGGACCTGTAACTGGCATTATTTCATTGTTGGCAGCTACACAACCTAATAAAGAGACAAAGGTACAACCTGTAATGGATTATAGCAGAGAACTGAATGGGTATGTCAGCAGTCATCCTGGTTTGGACACAGCAGTATGCCAAGACAAACTCCGCAAGTGGTGTAAGTTAGGCAGTGATGCTTGCATGTTAGACTTAAAGAAAGCATATTTACAACTGCATGTTGATGGTAGTTTGCAGAGATTTCAAGCTGTTATGTTCCATGGAACATTGTATGTCATGACTAGACTAGGTTTTGGTCTCAATGCAGCGCCTAAGATTATGTCAAAAATATTGTCAACAGTGTTGTCACTTGATCCTGTGGTTGCTGCTGGTACTAATCATTATATTGatgatattttagtaaataagtCAGTAGTGCCAGTCGAAGTTGTGCGCAGCCACTTGTTAAAGTTTGGTCTAGTCACAAAAGAGCCTGTCGATTTACGTGAAGCGCGTGTTCTAGGGCTTCACGTGACAATCAGTAAAAAAGGTGTATGTACATGGCAATGTGACTCAACTGTGCCAACAGTAGAAAGCATTCGTACAAAAAGAGATTTGTTTTCTGTGTGTGGTAAACTGATTGGTCACTATCCAGTAGCTGGCTGGCTACGAGTCGCATGCAGCTACATGAAGCGGTGTGCTGCTGATGGCAAGTGGGATGATGCAATAGCAAAAGAAGTGCTGCAGATGTTAGATGAAACACTAAATAGGGTAACAAGACATGACCCAGTGCAAGGCAAATGGTCTGTGAATAGAGATGAGTGTTGCAAGGTCTGGTGTGATGCGAGCTCTATAGCTATTGGTGTGTGCATAAAAATGGAAGGTAGCATTGTAGAAGATGCATCATGGCTAAGGAAAATTGATGACAGTATGCATATAAATGTAGCTGAACTTGAAGCTGTACTTAAAGGATTAAATCTTGCAATAAAGTGGGGAGTAAAACAAGCTACGATTGTCACGGACTCATTATCAGTGTATAACTGGGTTAATTCCATTATCACAGAAAGCCATCGCCCCAAAGTCTTTGGATTTTCAGAAATGATAGTCAAAAGGTGGCTGGGGGTTATTGCGCAATTGGTAGAAGAATATGGCATCACTCTACAAATGTCCTTGGTCAAGTCAGCGGACAATGGTGCTGATGTTTTAACAAGGGTGAACAAAAAGTGGCTGAAACCACTAGTATCATGTGTGGGCGTAGCAGCAGAGGAAGTTTCAAGTATTGATGAagaaatatataacatgcatcaAGTTCACCATTTAGGAGTTGacaagttgagttacttagctAATCAGAGGTTTGGTGACAGAGCCTCAAAAGATGTGATTGAAAGGGTTGTGAAAGAGTGTCAAATCTGCAAACTACATTATCTTGATGTACCGATGATCAATTTCTAAGTCTAAAGATTCATGGTTTTCATTTAGAACATTAAAAGCGTAACCATGTAGATAACTAACAACGCTATTGGActattatttctatattttcATGTTTGCCTCAGTCTGAtagttaaaattatataaaaacaatttgaaACATTGCTACAGCTAACAGCGTTAATATTTTCCATCAAAAAGAGAGTGCAGATTTAAGGAAAGTTTTCATCGAGTTGCCAGCAAGAAGAATTAAacttattttttccattattcTGAGGAGCGAATAAAACATTACAGCAACACCCTCGATTTGAACGTTATCTGTAACAAAACACCTTTATTATAGGGAaaggaaagggttgaaaaaccGCTCAACCTATGGTTTGGGTATGCCAAAAATAAAGCTACAGTTTACTTCACTCGGAAAATCTTTCAAAAAGCACAAAAACAGACTTTTACATGATAGCAAGTTGTAATGTTTAACACTTTTAACTCTAATGACCGGTTTTTGGCATTGCGTAGGGTATGTCAGAATTCCTGCGGGTCGGTATTCTGGCAATCACATAACCTCGTTAGCAAAAtctgtttttaattaataaccGAAAACAATAAGATTAATTCTTGCACATGATGTTATATCGCAATTTTCGCTTCTATTTGTAGcagtttttaaatagatttactCATTTCCTTGGTTTTTATAACAAAGGTTCTTGGAACAATATCTTGAACAAATTGATACGATTTGTTTGTTGGtgggtcataaatgattgtgaagcaaataaagaattttacgATATCAACTAGGAATTTCCAGTATATTTCAAGTCATGAAATGTTGATAAACAAGTGCACAACAGATACGACACTGCTTTAAATTTTTTCACGGGTTTAGAAAATgtaacaatattattatagttttatCCTGAGTAATGGTAAAGTACTGctttttattctgtttgatgacattttttGTGAGTTGCTCAACTCTTTCGCAAGTGTTTTATCAAACTAGCTTTgccacctggcgttgcccgtgtaatagaagaatatttggacaaaaaattggtttgtatttaacatattacaacatttgccattctaactttctaactacatatcatgagaaaagttttttgtcttacaaacaatgagaagtagtgagagttttgctaatAGCCAGTTTAGTAATGTGAGCAAACAGCTtttcgtgacgttatgctatgacccgcgtcatacgtaaagcagttaggttttgctctgatataatgacttattcGACTTCCGTAGCAGTTCGACTTCCGTTGTCTAGTGGGCAAGGCATCAGACTGGTGAATGGCTTAGTTTGAGATCGAATCCTCTTTGGTATGGagtatttattccaagatattaagatctatagctgggtTTCCGGCGACGACACAtggacagactttgagaaatatacatgtatatatatacagtgaaactcggataactcaaacttcaagggaccgagcaaaagtgttcgaattatcagagcgttcaagttatcagagcactgacacaagtccatgtatttacttatttattagtagatacatgaacatatacaaactataatataaatcaaaagcacaaatggcttgtttcaaattaaatgcttctaatgtaaagtttaaaacgtttttatcaaaaagtatagagatttttctatcacttgagattggtttgttgtttgaggtgatgttattgccaggactttttttagattgacattggcaaaacttgattgttgctgaaatgctcaaaaagaaatacatctttttcttttgagcgttttacccatgatcagttttgccgatttttcttgaagtttatgcaaagattaacttactttacctggcattcgttaagagcaacactccgaggcagttcaattaaaagttttatg
Above is a genomic segment from Watersipora subatra chromosome 6, tzWatSuba1.1, whole genome shotgun sequence containing:
- the LOC137398823 gene encoding uncharacterized protein, coding for MSVKVSELIKTYEDGKSGDFSVWVDKLELVAKLQKVDDLTTFLPLLLSGAAFAMYKHLEDDIKEDYPKLKAALLTAFSVDRFSAYMYIQLQNRALRDGEALDVYLADLKRLTTLMGQSEPDPLLKCAFMAGLPTEMATQLKSIASVEDMGLLELVNRARMMITAGNGESTSCAAGKRRHHWQRREVRCYQCNKLGHIQKKLFLDAGKCQWGSACTGSNVKMTPNVKILVLPFVYVWIKGTKIKALVDSGCEQTIIQQQWAQQLGLLPKGPQRQIMMLNGHITTCKGETTLDIELDHFCKITVQCMIAPKLVSSCQMILGMDSIAKLGGVSIDKNRGVLFGARQLRTVGVMLRNKASPVSHNDDQQPPIVIDDRDFKAQFDGHKWTVAWKWLSREPMLSNTCGEYSINDAVREEYEKQVMQWIENGWLQPHREALLGPVTGIISLLAATQPNKETKVQPVMDYSRELNGYVSSHPGLDTAVCQDKLRKWCKLGSDACMLDLKKAYLQLHVDGSLQRFQAVMFHGTLYVMTRLGFGLNAAPKIMSKILSTVLSLDPVVAAGTNHYIDDILVNKSVVPVEVVRSHLLKFGLVTKEPVDLREARVLGLHVTISKKGVCTWQCDSTVPTVESIRTKRDLFSVCGKLIGHYPVAGWLRVACSYMKRCAADGKWDDAIAKEVLQMLDETLNRVTRHDPVQGKWSVNRDECCKVWCDASSIAIGVCIKMEGSIVEDASWLRKIDDSMHINVAELEAVLKGLNLAIKWGVKQATIVTDSLSVYNWVNSIITESHRPKVFGFSEMIVKRWLGVIAQLVEEYGITLQMSLVKSADNGADVLTRVNKKWLKPLVSCVGVAAEEVSSIDEEIYNMHQVHHLGVDKLSYLANQRFGDRASKDVIERVVKECQICKLHYLDVPMINF